In a single window of the Littorina saxatilis isolate snail1 linkage group LG3, US_GU_Lsax_2.0, whole genome shotgun sequence genome:
- the LOC138962950 gene encoding uncharacterized protein isoform X2, with translation MAPPQVNLNEKPRAQVGEDPLPEKPDSASTPVIVTVPRNGGVRCNVTAEQRRQRKRCRIACCASLSFILVLLLALGTACLVYRMKHRKNWKLSCRTQEGQRIPEHVSVDHAKQLIYVKPDHNIKDAMEMLHEYNRRLIAFKNGTAKTCYIDRLDETFEDGYARWVGYEETEHKMGRTLYVIPQKITVEVVKHIAGVHIFEHCGNNTRVEFYWVKEVTQEEIRVQPPASVYIKV, from the exons ATGGCCCCACCACAAGTGAATCTGAATGAAAAACCTCGGGCTCAGGTCGGAGAG GACCCCCTGCCAGAGAAGCCTGACAGCGCATCCACCCCTGTCATCGTGACGGTGCCCAGGAACGGCGGTGTCCGGTGCAACGTGACCGCGGAGCAGAGACGCCAGAGGAAGCGATGCCGCATCGCCTGCTGTGCCAGCCTCTCCTTCATCCTGGTGCTGCTGCTGGCACTCGGCACTGCTTGCCTTGTCTACCGCATGAAGCACAGGAAg AACTGGAAGTTGTCGTGCAGGACCCAGGAGGGCCAGCGCATCCCGGAGCACGTCAGTGTCGACCACGCCAAACAGCTCATCTATGTCAAGCCAGACCACAACATCAAGGACGCCATGGAGATGCTGCACGAGTACAACAGG CGTCTGATCGCCTTCAAGAACGGCACAGCCAAGACCTGCTACATCGACCGCCTGGACGAGACCTTCGAGGACGGCTACGCCCGCTGGGTGGGATATGAG GAGACTGAGCACAAGATGGGACGCACCCTGTACGTCATTCCCCAGAAGATCACCGTCGAGGTGGTCAAGCACATCGCCGGGGTGCACATCTTTGAGCACTGTGGCAATAACACGCGTGTCGAGTTCTACTGGGTCAAGGAGGTCACCCAGGAAG AGATCAGGGTGCAGCCGCCAGCATCTGTCTACATCAAGGTGTAG
- the LOC138962950 gene encoding uncharacterized protein isoform X1 gives MAPPQVNLNEKPRAQVGEGEDPGKASEKKEALLSSLADRYNDLTHDPLPEKPDSASTPVIVTVPRNGGVRCNVTAEQRRQRKRCRIACCASLSFILVLLLALGTACLVYRMKHRKNWKLSCRTQEGQRIPEHVSVDHAKQLIYVKPDHNIKDAMEMLHEYNRRLIAFKNGTAKTCYIDRLDETFEDGYARWVGYEETEHKMGRTLYVIPQKITVEVVKHIAGVHIFEHCGNNTRVEFYWVKEVTQEEIRVQPPASVYIKV, from the exons ATGGCCCCACCACAAGTGAATCTGAATGAAAAACCTCGGGCTCAGGTCGGAGAG GGAGAAGACCCCGGCAAGGCGTCGGAGAAGAAGGAAGCTCTGCTCTCATCGCTCGCCGATCGCTACAACGACCTCACGCAT GACCCCCTGCCAGAGAAGCCTGACAGCGCATCCACCCCTGTCATCGTGACGGTGCCCAGGAACGGCGGTGTCCGGTGCAACGTGACCGCGGAGCAGAGACGCCAGAGGAAGCGATGCCGCATCGCCTGCTGTGCCAGCCTCTCCTTCATCCTGGTGCTGCTGCTGGCACTCGGCACTGCTTGCCTTGTCTACCGCATGAAGCACAGGAAg AACTGGAAGTTGTCGTGCAGGACCCAGGAGGGCCAGCGCATCCCGGAGCACGTCAGTGTCGACCACGCCAAACAGCTCATCTATGTCAAGCCAGACCACAACATCAAGGACGCCATGGAGATGCTGCACGAGTACAACAGG CGTCTGATCGCCTTCAAGAACGGCACAGCCAAGACCTGCTACATCGACCGCCTGGACGAGACCTTCGAGGACGGCTACGCCCGCTGGGTGGGATATGAG GAGACTGAGCACAAGATGGGACGCACCCTGTACGTCATTCCCCAGAAGATCACCGTCGAGGTGGTCAAGCACATCGCCGGGGTGCACATCTTTGAGCACTGTGGCAATAACACGCGTGTCGAGTTCTACTGGGTCAAGGAGGTCACCCAGGAAG AGATCAGGGTGCAGCCGCCAGCATCTGTCTACATCAAGGTGTAG